The nucleotide window CCGCGCCTACCCGCTCCTGCTCGAGCACCTGTGGCCGAAGCTCCGCACGGTGGTGACGATCGACTGGCGCATGACCTCGACGGCCCTGTGGGCGGACTTCGTCCTGCCGGCGGCCGCCTGGTACGAGCGGACCGAGCACAAGTGGGTGACGCCGCTCACCCCCTTCCTCCACGCCGGCGAGAAGGTCACGAGCTTCTACGAGGCGCGCTCGGACTGGGAGATCATGGCGCTGCTCGCGAAGGCGGTGGACGATCGCGCTCGCGAGCGCGGCATCCGGAGCTTCCGCGACCGCGCCGGGCGCGAGCGCTCCTTCGAGGGCCTCTACGAGCGCTTCAGCTCGAACGGCCGCTACGGCCCCGAGGACGACGAGCGTGTCGCGCAGGACCTCGTCGAGGGCGCGAGCAACCTCGAGGGGGTGGAGTGGGAGGCGCTCAAGCAGAAGGGCTGGGCGCGCTTCACCGGGGTCGGGAGCAGCATCGTGTCGATCGGCAACGCGACGACCGTGAAGCCCGACGACA belongs to Candidatus Binatia bacterium and includes:
- a CDS encoding molybdopterin-dependent oxidoreductase, translating into RAYPLLLEHLWPKLRTVVTIDWRMTSTALWADFVLPAAAWYERTEHKWVTPLTPFLHAGEKVTSFYEARSDWEIMALLAKAVDDRARERGIRSFRDRAGRERSFEGLYERFSSNGRYGPEDDERVAQDLVEGASNLEGVEWEALKQKGWARFTGVGSSIVSIGNATTVKPDD